CCAGAAATTAGTTAACAGCTTAGCTTTATACTATTCTTTGCGCATAAAAAGAGACCTACATTAATTTAATGCAGGTCTCTTTTTATGTTTGAGTAATACGTCTGATTACACCAAATCTAAGAAATCACTAACAAAGGCATTAGCTGGATGATGGATTAGCTCTTCTGATGTCCCTACCTGCTCTACATGACCATGATTCATTACCACAATCTCATCTGACACTGCACGTGCTTCTTCTTGATCATGAGTCACCATGATGCTAGTAATACCCAAATCGTGATGAATATCTTTTAGCCAAGTACGTAGCTCTTTACGTACCTTGGCATCAAGCGCACCAAACGGCTCGTCAAGTAATAATAATTTAGGCTTTACTGCAAGTGCCCGTGCCAGCGCAATCCTCTGACGCTGACCGCCTGATAACTGGTGCGGATAGGCATTTGCCAGTTGTGGCAATTGCACCAAGTCTAATAGCTCTGCGACGCGCTTATTGATATCGGCCTTACTAGGTCGTTCGTTCTTTGGCAATAAAGTCAGTCCAAATGCTATATTGTCAGCGATATTTTTGTGTCGAAATAGCGCATAGTGTTGAAACATAAAACCAATATGGCGTTTTTGCACAGGCGTATTAGTCACATCCAGCTCATCAAATAATATTTGTCCCGAGTCCGCATATTCAAGACCCGCGATAATACGCAGTAAGGTCGTTTTACCGCAGCCTGACGGACCAAGCAAAGTAGTCAGCTTACCAGTCGGTACAGTGATATTAATGTTGTCTAAAGCGGTAAAGTTACCAAAATTTTTATTAACGTTACGAATCTCGATGCTCATATCTGTATCTCTTTTATGATTCTTTTTATATTAGGCTTTGTTGTTGTCGACACTACTTATCACAGTCGCATTGGCACTAACCGGTAGTTCAGGCGCGCTAACCAACCTTTCGGACTTGGCAAATTTACGCTCCTG
The nucleotide sequence above comes from Psychrobacter sp. P2G3. Encoded proteins:
- the cysA gene encoding sulfate ABC transporter ATP-binding protein, with translation MSIEIRNVNKNFGNFTALDNINITVPTGKLTTLLGPSGCGKTTLLRIIAGLEYADSGQILFDELDVTNTPVQKRHIGFMFQHYALFRHKNIADNIAFGLTLLPKNERPSKADINKRVAELLDLVQLPQLANAYPHQLSGGQRQRIALARALAVKPKLLLLDEPFGALDAKVRKELRTWLKDIHHDLGITSIMVTHDQEEARAVSDEIVVMNHGHVEQVGTSEELIHHPANAFVSDFLDLV